ATAAATTGCTGTTCCACTTAAAATTCCCAAAGTGAATTGTAATACATTTATATTTTTTGCTCTTATTTTTATCCTTGAACCACTTTTACCATTTATTATCATTGCTAAATAATCACTTTGAATTTGTAAAGATACTATAAAATATAATATTATTAATGAAAATAAACTTCCTGCAACAAATATATTTTTCATTAATTTATAGAGTTTTGACAGAGAATTTATTTCTTCTGAGTAACTTCCATTTATAAAATATTCCTTTATTCTTTTATCCTCATCTAAAATATTTTGTATTTTTTCTAAAGAAGAATTATTATTAAAATATATTCTCATTGAATCTGGAAGTGGATTTTCCCCTCTAGGAATAACAATTCCCAGGTTACTCTGTAAATTTTTAAAAGCAATATAGCTATCCATATAAATAACTTTTTTTATTTCTGGGATATTAAGTAAATATTTTTCAATATCTCCCTTTTCCTTTGTGGAAATATTATTTTGAAGTTCAGCTGAAACAAAATTAACATTCTTTAATTTATTTAACTGATAATTTGAATTTAGTATTCCTGAAATAAAAAAATTAAAAAGAATAGAAACTAAAATAATGCTAAAAAAACTTTTTTTTATATCTGTATAAATTTTTGATTTTTTATGTACTTTTTCTAATTTTTTAAACATAATTTCTTCCTTCCATTCAATATTATTAAATAGAGGCAAAATAAAATTTGCCTCTATTTAATGTAATTACTTATAGATTTTCTTTTATTACAGAAACTAATTTCTTAGAAGTTAATTCATACTTTTCTAATAATTCTGCCCCTGTTCCACTTTGTCCAAATCTATCATAAATTCCAACTTTTTTTATTTTTGTTGGGTGTACTTCTGATAAAAATTCTGAAACAGCTGAACCTAATCCACCAATAACAGAATGTTCCTCTGCAGTAACTATAAATTTAGTTTCTTTTGCTGCTTTTAATATTGTTTCACCATCTAAAGGTTTTATAGTCCCAGCATTTATAACTCTTACTGAAATTCCTTCAGCTTTTAATACTTCTGCTGCTTCTAAAGCTTCTGCTACCATAAGACCTGTAGCCACTATTGTCACATCTGTTCCTTCTTTTATTGTATTAGCTATTCCTATTTGGAAATCATAATTTTCATCAAATAAAACTGGAACTCCTAATCTTCCCATTCTTATATAAACAGGACCTTCATATTCTGCTGCTGCATATACCATTTTTTTTGTTTCAACTGCATCTGCTGGACATAATACTACCATTCCAGGTATAACTCTCATTAAAGCAATGTCTTCTATAGATTGATGTGATCCACCATCTTCTCCAACTGAAATTCCTGCATGAGTTGGTGCAATTTTAACATTTAATTTAGGATATGCCACTGTATTTCTAATTTGTTCAAAAGCTCTTCCTGCTTCAAATACTGCAAATGTTGATGCAAAAACAACTTTTCCACATGTTGCAACCCCTGCTGAAGTTCCTATTAAATCTGCTTCTGCAATCCCAACATTTATATGTCTTTCTGGGAAAGACTTTTTAAATATACTAGTTTTTGTTGATCCAGATAAATCTGCATCTAGTACTACTACATCTTTATTTATTTTTCCTAATTCGGCTAAAGCTTCTCCATAAGCTTCTCTTGTCGCCTTTTTTACCATTGTTATCCCCCTTATTTGTTTAGTTCTTCTAAAGCTTGCACTTCTTGCTCTTTTGTAGGCGCTTTTCCATGGAATCCACATACGTTTTCCATAAATGAAACTCCCTTACCTTTAGTTGTTCTAGCAATTACAACAGTTGGTTTATTTTTAACTGTTTTAGCTTCATCTAAAGCACATATTATTTCATCAAAATTATGTCCATTTATTTCTATAACATGCCATCCAAAAGATTTCCATTTATCAGTTAAAGGTTCTACTCCCATTACTTTGTCTACATTTCCGTCAATTTGAAGATTATTACTATCTACAAAAGCACATACATTGTCAAGTTTGTAGTGTGCTGCTGTCATTGCAGCTTCCCAAATTTGACCTTCTTGTTGTTCTCCATCTCCCATAACAACATATACTCTATAATCATCTTTGAATATCTTTCCATTTAATGCCATTCCATTTGCAACAGAAAGACCTTGTCCCAATGATCCAGTTGAAATTTCAACTCCTGGAACTTTTTTCATATCTGGATGACCTTGTAATATAGAACCATATTGTCTTAATGTCATAAGGATTTCTTTATCAAAGTAACCTTTTTCTGCAAGTACAGCATATAATGCTGGAGCAGCATGACCTTTAGATAATACAAATCTATCTCTTCCCTCCATTTTTGGGTTTTTAGGGTCAACATTCATTTCGTGGAAATATAATGTAGTTAAAATGTCAGTTGCTGACAATGACCCTCCTGGATGTCCAGAATTTGCTTTGGTGATCATTTTAATAATGTCTTGTCTTATTGCCTTTGCTTTTGTTGATAAAAGATTAATATCCTTCATTGTTTCTCCTTTCAATTTATATTTATAAAATATTATTTTATTTTATAACTTAACCCATTCATGAAACTAGAATCTTTTAATTTAGAATTTATATTTCTATAAATCTTTTTATTAAACTTTTCATATTTCAAATTACCAAAAAATAAAAATATTACCAAAAATAAAATAAGCGGTCTAAATAATTTAGATTCTTTTTTTGTACTTTTTAATATATATATTAAAGATAATATTAATAAATAAACATATTCTTCTGTTGAAGAACTTAATTTAATAACAATATAGATGCATATCATTATAGAAATAAACATTAAAATTTTAGATGTATCTTTCCTCAACTCTTTATCTACAACAGGTACGTGTAACAAAGCTCCTCTTGCCCAGCCCTTTGGGAAAAAATCAAAAATTAAATGAACTCCAACTGCACAGGAAAATCCCATGATAAACATTCTAAACAAATAACTTTCATCATTCTTATAAAGACTTAAAAGAAAAAATATGATTATAGGACTGTGAGTTAGAATATTTCTATGTTTTAATTTAAGTTTAAAATCCCAATCTGGAAATTTTATTCCTATTAAAAAAGCACTAAATGAAACAATAATACCTGTCATTCCTATATTCTCTATGTTCCTCAGTATAATTTCCATGTATTTCCTCACTATTTAATCATATAAATATATTCTACTATATTTTCTAAAAAAAATCACTATTTTAATATACTTTTAATTAAAAGTTATAATAAAAAAAATCTCCAGTAATTATTTACTAGAGATTTTAATCCTATAAAATCTTAGCTAAAACTCCATTTAAAAATTCATATGACTTAGCATCTCCATATTTCTTAGCTAATTCCACAATTTCATTGATAACTATTTCTTTTGGGGTTTTTTCAAACATTAGTTCATAAACTGCTGATTTAAGAAGAGCTCTTTCAATAACTCCTATTCTATCATAACTCCAACCTTCCATCTTTAAAGATAGTTCATTTAGAATTTCTTCGTTATGTTCTTCTATTCCTTTAACATTTTTTTCAATAAACTCTCTTTCTTTTTCATTAATTTTTTTTCCATCTTCTCTTGTAATATAATTAGAATAAATGTCAACTAATGATTCCTCTTTGATTTCTGCTTCAAATATAATCTTAAATAAATCTTCCCTTGCTGCTCTTCTGCTCATCTCTTCCCCTTTTATTTCTTAAATCTTTCTAATATATTGCTGAAACAATTTCTAATTTCTTCATTATCACTTACTATATAGCCTAAACCTGTTAGGAATATAATAAATATTGTGGAAAAAAATCCAAAAACAAGAACTAAAATTGCTATAA
The nucleotide sequence above comes from Fusobacterium sp. IOR10. Encoded proteins:
- a CDS encoding transketolase family protein; protein product: MVKKATREAYGEALAELGKINKDVVVLDADLSGSTKTSIFKKSFPERHINVGIAEADLIGTSAGVATCGKVVFASTFAVFEAGRAFEQIRNTVAYPKLNVKIAPTHAGISVGEDGGSHQSIEDIALMRVIPGMVVLCPADAVETKKMVYAAAEYEGPVYIRMGRLGVPVLFDENYDFQIGIANTIKEGTDVTIVATGLMVAEALEAAEVLKAEGISVRVINAGTIKPLDGETILKAAKETKFIVTAEEHSVIGGLGSAVSEFLSEVHPTKIKKVGIYDRFGQSGTGAELLEKYELTSKKLVSVIKENL
- the nusB gene encoding transcription antitermination factor NusB translates to MSRRAAREDLFKIIFEAEIKEESLVDIYSNYITREDGKKINEKEREFIEKNVKGIEEHNEEILNELSLKMEGWSYDRIGVIERALLKSAVYELMFEKTPKEIVINEIVELAKKYGDAKSYEFLNGVLAKIL
- a CDS encoding permease-like cell division protein FtsX, whose protein sequence is MFKKLEKVHKKSKIYTDIKKSFFSIILVSILFNFFISGILNSNYQLNKLKNVNFVSAELQNNISTKEKGDIEKYLLNIPEIKKVIYMDSYIAFKNLQSNLGIVIPRGENPLPDSMRIYFNNNSSLEKIQNILDEDKRIKEYFINGSYSEEINSLSKLYKLMKNIFVAGSLFSLIILYFIVSLQIQSDYLAMIINGKSGSRIKIRAKNINVLQFTLGILSGTAIYFNLYFILRQYILNLNKNINILSLFQVLYIQSFLVLILIIIVWKFPVKKSEIL
- a CDS encoding DUF2273 domain-containing protein gives rise to the protein MLDDFIILIMENKRKALGAIIGFIIAILVLVFGFFSTIFIIFLTGLGYIVSDNEEIRNCFSNILERFKK
- a CDS encoding transketolase, which codes for MKDINLLSTKAKAIRQDIIKMITKANSGHPGGSLSATDILTTLYFHEMNVDPKNPKMEGRDRFVLSKGHAAPALYAVLAEKGYFDKEILMTLRQYGSILQGHPDMKKVPGVEISTGSLGQGLSVANGMALNGKIFKDDYRVYVVMGDGEQQEGQIWEAAMTAAHYKLDNVCAFVDSNNLQIDGNVDKVMGVEPLTDKWKSFGWHVIEINGHNFDEIICALDEAKTVKNKPTVVIARTTKGKGVSFMENVCGFHGKAPTKEQEVQALEELNK